One genomic segment of Roseofilum casamattae BLCC-M143 includes these proteins:
- a CDS encoding FGGY-family carbohydrate kinase, whose product MLALGIDFGTSGARAIALSEDRQVVAQGECAYSQQTPQIWQESLFSLLQQLPLDCRQQIDRIAINGTSGTVLLCDRAGQAIADPLMYNDDRGKSILPQVREVTPSHHSVNSATSSFAKLFWYDRHLQLLAPPYYFLHQADWLGFLLHGELGVSDYHNALKLGYDVQHLCYPDWLSLWVDGKANRIILPEVSAPGEAIAPVLPKLCAEYGFPTGCLVCAGTTDSIAAFMASGASHVGDGVTSLGSTLVLKLLSDTAVDDARYGIYSHRFGDRWLVGGASNTGGAVLRHFFSDRELDNLSRHIDPQQESPLDYYPLLGRGDRFPINDPNLEPRLEPRPEHPADFLHGLLESIARIESIGYQRLWELGASPLLQLYSAGGGAKNNQWTKIRQRHLSVPFRSPLHPQAAYGSACLALSSL is encoded by the coding sequence ATGTTGGCTTTAGGCATTGATTTTGGTACGTCGGGAGCGCGAGCGATCGCGCTCTCGGAAGATAGGCAAGTGGTAGCGCAAGGAGAATGTGCTTACAGCCAACAAACTCCGCAGATTTGGCAAGAGAGCTTGTTTTCCTTGTTACAACAGCTTCCATTGGACTGTCGGCAGCAGATCGATCGCATTGCCATTAATGGTACGTCGGGGACGGTATTACTTTGCGATCGCGCCGGACAGGCGATCGCCGATCCCTTGATGTATAACGACGATCGCGGGAAGAGCATACTTCCCCAGGTACGAGAGGTTACCCCGAGTCACCATTCAGTCAACAGTGCAACGTCCAGTTTCGCGAAACTCTTTTGGTACGATAGGCATCTACAGTTACTCGCTCCTCCGTATTATTTTCTTCATCAAGCGGACTGGTTGGGGTTTTTGCTCCACGGCGAGCTAGGGGTTAGTGACTATCATAATGCGCTCAAGTTAGGCTATGACGTCCAACATTTGTGTTATCCAGACTGGTTGTCTCTATGGGTAGATGGTAAGGCAAATCGGATTATTCTGCCCGAGGTAAGCGCTCCCGGAGAAGCGATCGCGCCAGTGCTCCCCAAGCTGTGCGCGGAATATGGCTTTCCCACGGGTTGTCTCGTTTGCGCCGGAACAACGGATAGTATAGCGGCATTTATGGCGAGCGGTGCTTCCCACGTTGGTGATGGAGTAACCTCTTTAGGATCGACCTTAGTGCTAAAATTATTAAGCGATACTGCGGTTGATGATGCTCGCTATGGCATTTACAGCCATCGATTTGGCGATCGCTGGTTAGTCGGAGGGGCATCTAATACAGGAGGAGCAGTACTGCGGCATTTCTTTAGCGATCGCGAACTGGACAATTTATCCCGTCACATCGATCCACAACAAGAGAGTCCGCTAGATTACTATCCCTTATTGGGTAGAGGCGATCGCTTCCCCATCAACGATCCGAACTTAGAGCCTCGCCTGGAACCTCGTCCCGAGCATCCGGCAGACTTTTTACACGGACTTCTCGAGAGTATCGCTCGGATTGAATCAATTGGCTATCAACGCCTATGGGAGCTAGGAGCCAGCCCGTTGCTGCAGCTCTATTCTGCCGGGGGTGGTGCGAAAAATAATCAGTGGACGAAAATCAGGCAGCGGCATCTGTCAGTTCCGTTTCGCTCTCCTCTTCATCCCCAAGCCGCTTATGGCAGTGCCTGTCTGGCTTTGTCCTCCTTGTAG
- a CDS encoding glycosyltransferase, whose product MKILHVIPSISPLRGGPSYAVVNMVNALRDRGVEVEIATTNDNGSGEKTLDVPFGERTEYNGVPVYFFSIKQPSGSGLTQDKGFLFSWPLTQWLWQHIRDYDLVHTHYLFSYASTCAAWIARQQNVPYIRRTIGQLAPWALAQSQRKKQVYSFLIERQLLNGARAILCTSDGEADDARNYGITAPTATIPLGVNLPVVQPDAGGNLRSHYDIPNDASVVLFLSRLHYKKRPDLFLEAMARVRKTYPQAYLLLAGSGDEEYIAELTALGERLRLTDYTRFTGFVTGDEKDLVLQGADMFVLPSFSENFGIAVVEAMAAKLPVVITPGVQISDSIATANAGLIVDGEIDAVATGIAELLGSVDRRQELGENGYSLAKTKYSWSAIATSLEELYGNAIGTSAKKPGF is encoded by the coding sequence ATGAAAATTCTCCATGTCATTCCGAGTATTTCTCCCTTGCGCGGCGGCCCCAGTTATGCTGTGGTGAATATGGTCAATGCCTTGCGCGATCGAGGAGTTGAGGTCGAGATTGCCACGACGAATGATAATGGATCGGGAGAGAAAACTCTGGATGTTCCTTTCGGAGAACGGACGGAGTATAATGGCGTTCCAGTCTATTTTTTTTCCATTAAACAGCCATCCGGTTCTGGGTTAACTCAAGATAAGGGATTTTTGTTTTCTTGGCCGCTAACGCAATGGTTGTGGCAGCATATTCGCGATTACGATTTGGTGCATACCCACTATTTGTTTTCCTATGCTTCCACTTGCGCGGCGTGGATTGCTCGGCAACAGAATGTACCTTATATTCGGCGAACGATCGGGCAATTGGCACCTTGGGCACTGGCACAAAGTCAGCGGAAAAAGCAAGTGTATAGTTTCCTTATCGAACGGCAATTGCTGAACGGAGCGAGAGCTATTCTTTGTACGTCTGATGGCGAGGCAGATGACGCGCGCAATTATGGGATTACTGCACCAACGGCGACGATTCCTTTGGGAGTGAATTTGCCGGTGGTGCAACCGGATGCTGGGGGAAATTTGCGATCGCATTACGATATTCCCAATGATGCCTCGGTGGTGTTATTTCTTTCTCGTTTGCATTATAAGAAGCGCCCGGATTTATTTCTGGAAGCCATGGCACGGGTGAGGAAAACTTATCCGCAAGCGTATTTGTTGCTGGCGGGTTCGGGAGATGAGGAATATATTGCTGAATTAACAGCATTAGGAGAGCGACTCCGCTTAACTGACTATACTCGATTTACCGGATTTGTTACCGGGGATGAGAAAGATTTGGTCTTGCAAGGTGCGGATATGTTCGTGTTGCCTTCCTTCTCGGAAAACTTTGGTATTGCCGTAGTGGAAGCGATGGCGGCGAAGTTACCAGTTGTGATTACACCAGGAGTGCAAATTTCGGATAGTATTGCCACAGCAAATGCCGGATTAATCGTAGATGGAGAGATTGATGCGGTGGCAACGGGAATTGCAGAATTGCTCGGTTCCGTTGACCGGCGGCAAGAGTTAGGCGAGAATGGGTATAGTTTAGCGAAAACTAAGTATTCTTGGTCGGCGATCGCAACGTCCTTGGAAGAATTGTATGGGAATGCGATCGGAACATCAGCAAAGAAACCGGGTTTCTAG
- the scpB gene encoding SMC-Scp complex subunit ScpB, translating to MPRLATTLEAILYLKGQPVNLNDLTELAQCTRDDAEDALIELISDYAHRDSALEVIESPSGYSLQLRESFQELTQSLLPAELGVGALRTLAAIALSGSIMQTELVELRGSGAYQHVGELVELGLVRKRKKMGDRTFRLQVTSKFHQYFQLEDLPQPFAALKESLVQENLASADDVSEAEEETVVLEET from the coding sequence ATGCCTCGTTTAGCCACGACCCTTGAAGCCATCCTCTATCTGAAAGGTCAACCCGTAAATTTGAATGACTTAACCGAGTTAGCTCAATGCACCCGAGACGATGCAGAAGATGCTTTAATTGAGCTAATTTCCGATTACGCTCATCGGGATAGCGCTCTCGAGGTCATAGAAAGCCCATCCGGGTATAGCTTGCAGTTGCGCGAGTCGTTTCAGGAGTTAACCCAGAGCTTACTTCCAGCCGAGTTAGGGGTGGGAGCATTGCGTACCTTAGCCGCCATTGCTTTAAGCGGTTCGATTATGCAAACCGAGTTAGTGGAACTACGCGGTAGCGGCGCGTACCAACATGTGGGAGAATTGGTAGAGTTGGGCTTAGTGCGCAAACGGAAAAAGATGGGCGATCGCACCTTCCGCTTGCAAGTCACCTCCAAGTTCCACCAGTATTTTCAGTTAGAAGACCTGCCTCAACCCTTTGCAGCATTAAAGGAAAGTTTAGTCCAAGAAAATTTAGCCAGTGCCGATGATGTCTCGGAAGCCGAAGAAGAGACGGTTGTACTCGAAGAAACCTAG
- a CDS encoding diguanylate cyclase domain-containing protein, which produces MIASTNLVGRDILIVDDMPDNLRLLSTMLTEEGYKVRKALNGQRAIASCRAHPPDLILLDINMPGMNGYQVCEMLKSHPKTAEIPIIFLSALDEATNKLLAFERGALDYISKPFQVQEVLARVRHQLSFFLRQQCLQEELYRLRQEVTRQEKTKKDLERLAIVDELTQLSNRRHFNDYLQQEWERSLALDSTENPQPLSLILADVDYFKLYNDTYGHVTGDECLQSVANIMKKVVQYSAALVARYGGEEFAIILPNASSEYALQVADLIRSNIEGLRIPHARSQVSDRVTVSLGVASRLPSSDLSPEHLIASADRALYYAKQHGRNRVYR; this is translated from the coding sequence GTGATTGCATCTACCAATCTAGTGGGACGAGATATTCTGATTGTTGATGATATGCCGGATAATTTACGGCTATTATCAACAATGTTGACTGAGGAAGGGTATAAAGTCCGAAAAGCACTCAATGGCCAGCGGGCGATCGCCTCATGCAGAGCACATCCTCCGGACTTGATTTTATTGGATATTAATATGCCGGGAATGAACGGCTATCAGGTGTGCGAAATGCTCAAATCTCATCCGAAAACTGCCGAAATTCCGATTATATTTTTAAGTGCGTTAGATGAAGCGACGAATAAATTACTGGCTTTTGAACGAGGTGCACTAGACTATATTAGCAAGCCATTTCAAGTTCAAGAAGTTTTAGCCAGAGTGCGACACCAACTGAGCTTTTTCCTCCGCCAACAATGCTTGCAGGAAGAGTTGTATCGACTGAGGCAAGAGGTTACGCGCCAAGAGAAAACGAAAAAAGATTTAGAGCGTTTGGCTATTGTTGACGAACTGACTCAGTTGAGTAACCGACGGCATTTTAACGATTATTTACAGCAGGAGTGGGAGCGATCGCTCGCTTTGGATTCTACAGAGAATCCTCAGCCTTTATCTCTAATCTTAGCAGATGTGGATTATTTTAAGCTTTATAATGATACTTACGGTCACGTAACTGGCGACGAATGTTTGCAATCAGTCGCTAATATTATGAAAAAAGTCGTACAATATTCAGCGGCGTTAGTGGCGCGTTATGGGGGAGAAGAATTTGCGATTATTTTACCCAATGCGTCTTCGGAATATGCCTTACAAGTTGCCGATCTAATTCGCTCGAACATTGAAGGTTTAAGAATTCCTCATGCCCGCTCTCAAGTGAGCGATCGCGTTACAGTTAGTTTGGGAGTAGCATCGCGCTTACCTAGCTCCGATTTATCTCCAGAACATTTAATTGCCAGCGCCGATCGTGCCTTGTACTATGCCAAACAACACGGTCGCAATCGTGTTTATCGATAA
- a CDS encoding PAS domain-containing hybrid sensor histidine kinase/response regulator, whose amino-acid sequence MDENQAAASVSSVSLSSSSPSRLWQCLSGFVLLVAAIARHENVNGLAIISWLADRVSSGINRLGDRFASVLTTVLVLIMARKQRKMPKQNAQTLPNASHNVGISLDVARDSWSILIVNSDLEFYRDLLVDFQGFYFQDKPVKVTLQKTAARAKQCLQEETDFCLILLDLDLEEQEIGLELIQWIRRELNDSLMRAIVCVPKMDEELELSLLLNPDIQDWDCREEMSSRRLKRILVKGLKSYQEVRERTEELQQEISDRALAEKAREVVEDKFTKAFQCTPHPITITSTKDGRHLEVNDAFLKTTGYTSEEVIGRTAVELNLWQNMEERINLFETLVNQGFIRDYEFEFKTKLGDRRTALLSADIINLHGEDCLLSVTNDITQRKQAEEALEQAKETAEQANRAKSEFLANMSHELRTPLNAILGFTQVMSRDRSLEGEHQENLAIIERSGEHLLELINDILEMSKIEAGRVTLNPSNFDLLRLLKNIEEMLLMKVHSKGLQLLFECEARVPQFIYTDEGKLRQVLINLLGNGIKFTEQGGVVLRVEQLLAAEEAEPESDRITIQFEVEDTGAGISEDEIHELFEPFSQTESGRRSQQGTGLGLPISRQFVQLMGGDITVESKVNCGSIFRFTIETKSVEQSQIASSLLTCKVKGLAPGQSSKRILAVDDRRESRMLLVQLLGNLGFQVEVAGNGEEAIAVWKKWYPHLILMDMQMPVMDGYEATRQIKSTPKGRTTTIFALTASAFEEEKDLVLMAGCDEFIRKPFRETVLLEKIAQHLGIEYIYEESEPVAESEPLPATPERPLEEYMLEMTPGWIEELYQTAVKGFDDEMVDLIATIPDSLSPLSQTLSEWAHNFRFDCVIALIEKVRS is encoded by the coding sequence GTGGACGAAAATCAGGCAGCGGCATCTGTCAGTTCCGTTTCGCTCTCCTCTTCATCCCCAAGCCGCTTATGGCAGTGCCTGTCTGGCTTTGTCCTCCTTGTAGCAGCGATCGCTAGACATGAAAATGTTAATGGTCTTGCTATAATAAGTTGGCTTGCCGATCGAGTCTCATCAGGTATCAATCGACTTGGCGATCGCTTCGCGTCTGTCTTAACCACAGTTTTGGTGTTAATTATGGCTAGAAAACAACGAAAAATGCCAAAACAAAACGCTCAAACCTTACCTAATGCCAGCCACAATGTAGGTATAAGCCTTGATGTTGCCAGAGATAGCTGGTCAATTTTAATTGTAAATTCCGATCTGGAATTTTATCGGGATTTGCTTGTAGATTTCCAAGGATTTTATTTTCAAGACAAGCCAGTTAAGGTTACCTTACAGAAGACGGCAGCCAGGGCGAAACAATGTTTGCAGGAAGAGACTGATTTTTGTCTGATCTTATTAGATTTAGACTTAGAAGAACAAGAAATTGGATTAGAGCTAATTCAGTGGATTCGTCGAGAGCTAAATGATTCGTTAATGCGGGCAATCGTTTGCGTGCCAAAGATGGATGAGGAATTAGAATTATCTTTATTGTTAAATCCGGATATCCAAGACTGGGATTGCCGGGAAGAAATGAGTTCTCGCCGTCTGAAAAGAATCTTGGTGAAAGGACTAAAGTCTTATCAAGAAGTGCGAGAGAGAACAGAAGAGCTACAGCAAGAAATTAGCGATCGCGCCCTGGCCGAAAAAGCTAGAGAAGTGGTGGAAGATAAGTTTACCAAAGCCTTTCAATGTACGCCTCATCCCATTACGATTACGTCAACTAAAGATGGACGACATTTAGAGGTCAATGATGCCTTTTTAAAGACTACTGGTTACACTAGTGAAGAAGTCATCGGTCGTACGGCAGTGGAATTGAACTTATGGCAGAACATGGAAGAGCGCATAAACTTGTTTGAAACCTTGGTGAATCAAGGATTTATTCGAGATTATGAATTTGAATTTAAGACGAAGTTAGGCGATCGCAGAACCGCGTTATTATCCGCAGATATTATTAATTTGCATGGGGAAGATTGCCTCTTGTCGGTGACCAATGATATTACGCAACGCAAACAGGCAGAAGAAGCACTCGAGCAGGCTAAAGAAACGGCCGAGCAAGCCAACCGGGCAAAAAGTGAATTTTTGGCGAATATGAGTCACGAACTGCGAACCCCGTTGAATGCGATTTTGGGCTTTACTCAGGTGATGAGTCGAGACCGTTCTCTAGAGGGAGAGCATCAGGAGAATTTGGCGATTATCGAGAGATCGGGAGAACACTTGCTCGAGCTGATTAATGATATCTTAGAAATGTCGAAAATTGAGGCAGGAAGAGTTACGCTCAATCCGAGTAACTTCGATCTGCTCCGACTGCTAAAGAATATTGAAGAGATGCTCTTGATGAAGGTGCATTCTAAAGGATTGCAACTGCTGTTTGAATGTGAGGCTCGGGTTCCTCAGTTTATCTATACTGATGAAGGAAAGTTGCGCCAAGTGTTAATTAATTTGCTCGGTAATGGGATTAAATTTACCGAACAGGGAGGAGTGGTTTTGCGGGTGGAACAATTGCTCGCAGCAGAGGAAGCAGAACCAGAGAGCGATCGCATTACCATTCAATTTGAAGTCGAAGATACAGGAGCTGGGATTTCCGAGGATGAAATTCACGAGCTATTTGAACCGTTTAGCCAAACAGAAAGCGGTCGAAGATCGCAACAAGGAACCGGATTGGGTTTGCCCATTAGTCGTCAATTTGTCCAATTAATGGGAGGCGATATTACAGTGGAGTCGAAAGTCAATTGCGGCTCCATATTTCGATTTACGATTGAGACAAAATCAGTAGAGCAAAGCCAAATTGCATCCTCTCTTCTCACCTGTAAAGTGAAGGGATTAGCCCCCGGACAGTCTAGCAAACGAATTTTAGCCGTAGACGATCGCCGAGAAAGCCGAATGTTATTAGTCCAATTGTTAGGAAACTTGGGCTTTCAAGTAGAAGTCGCCGGTAATGGTGAAGAGGCGATCGCGGTCTGGAAAAAATGGTATCCTCATTTAATCTTGATGGATATGCAAATGCCAGTGATGGATGGCTATGAAGCCACTCGGCAAATTAAAAGTACTCCAAAAGGGAGAACAACCACGATTTTTGCCCTCACTGCTAGTGCATTTGAAGAAGAGAAAGATTTGGTATTAATGGCTGGATGCGATGAATTTATTCGCAAGCCATTTCGCGAAACAGTGCTCCTCGAAAAAATTGCCCAACATTTGGGTATTGAATATATTTATGAAGAGTCGGAACCGGTAGCAGAGTCCGAACCTTTGCCAGCAACTCCAGAGCGCCCTTTAGAGGAGTATATGCTGGAAATGACGCCGGGCTGGATTGAGGAATTATATCAAACAGCAGTGAAAGGCTTTGACGATGAAATGGTGGACTTAATTGCGACAATTCCAGACTCCCTCAGTCCCCTGTCGCAAACCCTATCAGAATGGGCGCATAATTTTCGTTTTGATTGTGTTATTGCATTGATTGAAAAGGTGAGATCGTGA
- a CDS encoding hybrid sensor histidine kinase/response regulator: MEMTTSSTDRKRLLIVDDTPDNIRLLSLMLSEQGYKVRKALNGEMALNSCSADPPDLVILDIKMPDMDGYTVCQQLKSNPVTCEIPVIFISALDDAIDKVKAFQVGGIDYISKPFQCEEVLARVKSQLTIRDLTFKLEQKVEARTAALVSAFENLQNTHLQLIQSEKMATLGQLLAGIAHEINNPLGFITSNIEFARTEVKQLIEHLALYQQEFPEAGEKIIAHSNEIDLDYLLEDLPTVIESMNLGSDRIYGLSVALRKFSRKNNEQPVEADIYDGLDSTLLILKHRLKANKTRPPITLTIDYADLPRIFCYPEQLNQVFMNLLANSIDALDERAEGEVEKDLPLRTGYEIKVATHVDSDSSKIQIRISDNALGIPESVKPYIFDYQFTTKPPGKGTGLGLAIASQIVQQHGGTLECDSVAQQGTTFTISLPVSPDSFESSEN, from the coding sequence ATGGAAATGACTACTTCATCAACCGATCGCAAACGCCTTCTCATTGTCGATGATACTCCCGATAATATTCGGTTATTATCGTTGATGCTGAGCGAGCAAGGATATAAAGTCCGTAAAGCTTTGAACGGAGAAATGGCTTTAAATTCTTGCAGCGCCGATCCACCAGATTTGGTGATTTTGGATATTAAAATGCCCGACATGGATGGCTATACAGTATGCCAGCAATTAAAATCCAATCCCGTCACTTGTGAAATTCCAGTCATTTTTATTAGTGCTTTAGATGATGCCATTGATAAAGTAAAAGCATTTCAGGTGGGTGGTATTGATTATATTAGCAAACCTTTTCAATGTGAAGAAGTTTTGGCGCGGGTGAAAAGTCAATTAACAATTCGCGATTTGACCTTTAAGTTAGAGCAAAAAGTCGAAGCGCGGACTGCGGCATTGGTTAGTGCGTTTGAAAACTTGCAAAATACTCATTTGCAACTGATTCAGAGTGAAAAAATGGCGACATTGGGACAATTGCTGGCAGGAATTGCCCATGAGATTAATAATCCTTTGGGATTTATTACCAGTAATATTGAGTTCGCGCGAACAGAAGTGAAGCAATTAATCGAACATTTGGCATTATATCAACAAGAGTTTCCCGAAGCTGGGGAGAAAATTATAGCTCATAGTAATGAGATAGATTTGGATTATCTGCTGGAAGATTTGCCGACAGTGATTGAATCGATGAATCTGGGGAGCGATCGCATTTACGGATTGAGCGTTGCGTTGCGCAAGTTTTCGCGGAAAAATAACGAACAACCGGTGGAAGCTGATATTTATGATGGTTTAGATAGCACTTTATTGATTCTCAAACATCGATTAAAAGCGAATAAAACGAGACCGCCGATTACCCTGACGATCGATTATGCCGATTTACCAAGGATCTTCTGCTATCCAGAGCAGTTAAATCAGGTTTTTATGAATCTATTGGCCAATAGTATTGATGCTTTAGACGAGCGTGCAGAAGGCGAGGTAGAAAAAGATTTACCGTTGAGAACGGGGTATGAAATTAAAGTAGCTACCCATGTCGATAGCGATAGCTCGAAGATTCAGATTCGGATTAGCGACAACGCGTTGGGAATTCCCGAATCAGTTAAGCCATATATTTTTGATTATCAATTTACCACGAAACCTCCCGGAAAAGGAACGGGATTGGGATTGGCGATCGCCAGTCAAATCGTGCAACAGCATGGAGGAACATTAGAGTGCGATTCCGTGGCGCAACAAGGAACAACGTTTACCATTTCTTTGCCGGTTTCACCGGATAGTTTTGAGTCATCAGAAAACTAA
- a CDS encoding ABC transporter ATP-binding protein, translated as MGGAVSLQNVCKVYNQVPVVDGLSFAIAPGEMFGLLGPNGAGKSTTIRMLTTLTRPTEGQVEVAGYDVMRQGQQVKRKIGVVLQQTSVDIDLSVWENMEFHGRLHHIPRRARKERIDRWLEYVELSDRRNDNVKTLSGGMKRRLQIARALLHEPEILFLDEPTVGLDPQTRRRLWEIIRKLNQDGMTMLLTTHYMEEVEYLCDRIGIMDSGKLIELGTLPELRAKHGEGLVVKQKGDRWDYLFFPDLSAANDYLEQQPDKTGLMVRESNLEDIFVELTGRQLD; from the coding sequence ATGGGCGGTGCGGTCTCTCTGCAAAATGTCTGCAAAGTATATAACCAAGTTCCAGTTGTAGATGGCCTCTCATTTGCGATCGCGCCGGGAGAAATGTTTGGCTTGCTCGGTCCCAATGGTGCGGGAAAATCCACCACCATTCGCATGTTAACCACTTTAACCCGACCGACGGAAGGACAAGTGGAAGTAGCCGGCTACGATGTCATGCGTCAGGGGCAACAAGTGAAGCGCAAAATTGGCGTGGTGTTGCAACAAACCAGTGTCGATATTGACTTAAGTGTCTGGGAAAATATGGAGTTCCACGGCCGCTTGCACCACATTCCGCGACGAGCGCGCAAGGAACGGATCGACCGCTGGTTAGAGTATGTGGAATTAAGCGATCGCCGCAATGATAACGTAAAAACCTTATCGGGAGGAATGAAGCGCCGCCTGCAAATTGCCCGCGCCTTATTGCACGAACCAGAAATTTTATTTTTAGACGAACCGACTGTAGGGTTAGACCCCCAAACTCGGCGGCGCCTGTGGGAAATTATTCGGAAATTAAATCAAGACGGAATGACCATGCTCCTGACCACTCATTATATGGAAGAGGTGGAGTATTTGTGCGATCGCATCGGGATTATGGATAGCGGTAAATTAATCGAGTTGGGAACCTTACCCGAGCTGCGCGCCAAGCATGGAGAAGGGTTAGTGGTGAAGCAAAAAGGCGATCGCTGGGACTATTTGTTTTTCCCAGATTTAAGCGCGGCAAACGACTATTTAGAGCAGCAACCGGATAAGACGGGGTTAATGGTGCGCGAGTCAAATTTAGAAGATATTTTTGTAGAATTAACCGGAAGGCAGCTAGACTAG
- a CDS encoding transaldolase: MSQTLLEQLRQITVVVADTGDMQSMEQFTPRDATTNPSLITAAAQMPQYQEIVDNTLRQARQELGESAATSDVVTLAFDRLAVAFGLKILDIIPGRVSTEVDARLSYDTEATIAKARDLIAQYESAGISRDRILIKIASTWEGIQAAQQLEQEGIHCNLTLLFGLHQAIACAEAKVTLISPFVGRILDWYKKETGRDSYPAAEDPGVLSVTEIYNYYKKFGYTTEVMGASFRNIGEITELAGCDLLTISPKLLAELESTVAELPRKLDPQAAAGMEIDKVAMDQAIFEQMHAENRMATEKLAEGIQGFSKALEKLENLLAERLNSLEEKVLVSSTS, encoded by the coding sequence ATGAGTCAAACGCTACTCGAACAATTACGACAAATCACTGTGGTTGTCGCAGATACCGGCGATATGCAGTCCATGGAACAATTTACCCCTCGCGACGCAACCACCAATCCTTCGTTGATTACCGCAGCGGCGCAAATGCCGCAATATCAAGAAATTGTCGATAATACTCTCCGCCAAGCGCGACAAGAGTTAGGTGAGAGCGCCGCAACGTCGGATGTAGTTACTTTAGCATTCGATCGCCTCGCCGTTGCCTTCGGACTGAAAATTTTAGACATTATTCCCGGACGAGTTTCGACAGAAGTCGATGCGCGCTTATCCTACGATACAGAAGCCACCATCGCGAAAGCACGGGATTTAATCGCGCAATACGAAAGCGCTGGAATTTCTCGCGATCGCATTTTAATTAAAATTGCCTCGACTTGGGAAGGCATTCAAGCAGCGCAACAACTGGAGCAAGAAGGGATTCACTGTAATTTAACCTTACTCTTTGGCTTGCATCAGGCGATCGCCTGCGCCGAAGCCAAGGTTACTCTCATTTCTCCGTTCGTCGGTCGTATCTTAGACTGGTACAAGAAAGAAACCGGACGGGACAGCTATCCCGCAGCAGAAGACCCCGGAGTGCTTTCGGTAACCGAGATTTATAACTACTACAAGAAATTTGGCTACACCACAGAAGTCATGGGAGCCAGCTTCCGCAATATTGGTGAAATTACAGAACTGGCGGGATGCGATTTACTCACCATTTCGCCGAAGCTACTGGCAGAATTGGAATCTACTGTAGCTGAGTTACCCCGAAAACTCGATCCGCAAGCGGCTGCCGGAATGGAGATTGACAAAGTTGCCATGGATCAAGCGATTTTCGAGCAAATGCACGCCGAAAACCGCATGGCAACGGAGAAACTCGCTGAAGGCATTCAAGGATTTTCTAAAGCCTTAGAAAAGCTAGAAAATTTGCTCGCGGAGCGGTTAAATAGTCTAGAGGAAAAAGTCCTCGTCTCTAGCACTAGTTAA